One genomic window of Bacillota bacterium includes the following:
- a CDS encoding CpsD/CapB family tyrosine-protein kinase, producing MVLDRRESIIVRENPKSPVSEAYRVLRTNLEFASLDGQLKCFLFTSSGPNEGKSTTVSNLAVAAAQTGAKVLLIDGDLRSPTLHRVFQCSNRKGLTSVLVGRETAAEVIQQLDEANLFLLPTGPIPPNPAELLGTERMKELLSQVRQEYDYIYIDAPPVLAVTDAAVLSRRVDGVILVVASGMTHRKALIEARDRLARVNANLLGVALVRAKFDSEYQSYYYYYYSTEAAAFE from the coding sequence GTGGTACTAGATCGAAGAGAATCCATTATCGTTAGGGAGAATCCCAAGTCCCCCGTCTCAGAGGCGTACAGGGTTCTTCGTACCAATCTTGAATTTGCCTCCCTCGATGGACAGTTGAAGTGCTTTCTATTCACCAGTTCAGGCCCCAATGAAGGTAAGTCGACAACGGTTTCCAATCTAGCTGTTGCAGCAGCCCAGACGGGGGCAAAGGTGTTACTGATCGATGGTGACTTGCGTAGCCCAACATTGCATCGGGTTTTCCAGTGTTCCAACCGGAAAGGCTTAACCAGTGTCCTAGTAGGCAGGGAGACCGCGGCCGAAGTGATTCAACAGCTCGACGAGGCCAACTTATTTCTCCTGCCCACCGGTCCAATTCCGCCCAATCCCGCAGAATTATTGGGTACAGAGCGCATGAAAGAGCTGTTGTCTCAGGTTCGGCAGGAGTATGACTATATTTATATTGATGCACCGCCGGTATTAGCGGTTACAGACGCGGCAGTGCTGTCCCGGAGAGTCGATGGGGTAATCTTGGTGGTAGCCAGTGGGATGACCCATAGGAAGGCCTTGATTGAAGCCAGGGATCGCTTGGCGAGAGTTAACGCCAACCTATTAGGCGTAGCCTTGGTTCGGGCTAAATTCGATTCAGAATATCAGTCATACTACTATTACTACTACAGTACAGAAGCAGCCGCTTTTGAGTAA
- a CDS encoding alpha/beta hydrolase, protein MPYLLWRDGAPGAMGETPEDCPKLTGYLVESQEPTSGIIVIPGGGYQRRAPHEGEPIARWLNTLGISAFVLDYRVAPYRHPYPLLDAQRAIRTLRCKAQDWNLDPHRIGIIGFSAGGHLAATAGTHYNSGDPNAADPVEQQSSRPDLMILCYPVISFGAHRHQGSMFNLLGPEPPQELMEQLSNENHVTADTPPTFMWHTADDAVVPVANTLIFAQELAKHKIDFALHIYPKGPHGLGLAEHHPEVATWTEHCAAWLASYGFGTRQ, encoded by the coding sequence ATGCCCTATCTACTCTGGCGTGATGGGGCTCCCGGTGCAATGGGGGAAACACCAGAAGATTGTCCAAAACTGACGGGATATCTAGTGGAAAGCCAGGAGCCTACCAGTGGGATCATCGTCATACCGGGAGGAGGCTATCAACGAAGGGCTCCCCATGAAGGAGAACCCATAGCTCGCTGGCTAAATACCCTGGGGATATCGGCCTTTGTGCTCGACTACCGAGTAGCACCTTATCGACATCCCTATCCCCTACTGGATGCTCAGCGGGCAATCCGGACTCTTCGCTGTAAAGCCCAGGATTGGAATCTCGACCCCCATCGGATTGGAATTATTGGTTTCTCCGCCGGGGGACACCTGGCGGCAACGGCGGGAACCCATTATAACAGCGGTGACCCCAACGCTGCCGATCCCGTTGAGCAGCAAAGCTCCAGGCCCGATCTCATGATCCTTTGTTATCCGGTGATTTCCTTCGGTGCTCACCGACATCAGGGCTCGATGTTCAATCTCTTAGGGCCAGAACCTCCCCAGGAATTGATGGAACAGCTGTCCAACGAAAATCACGTGACAGCCGATACACCACCGACCTTCATGTGGCACACCGCGGACGACGCTGTAGTCCCCGTCGCCAATACTCTTATCTTTGCCCAAGAGTTGGCAAAACATAAGATAGATTTTGCCCTACACATTTACCCCAAGGGACCCCATGGGCTGGGACTGGCAGAACACCACCCCGAAGTGGCAACGTGGACAGAGCACTGTGCCGCCTGGCTTGCTTCCTATGGGTTTGGGACAAGGCAATAG
- a CDS encoding anti-sigma regulatory factor: MDLSPPPSEKVLLSQSFDVAAQDFVRAGEASSRIKRILQQLGIDSKVVRRSAIVTYEAEMNIVIHSHGGGITLTVTPTDVILQCIDRGPGIENIPLAMQEGYSTASEEVREMGFGAGMGLPNIKRSADEFRIESSPSGTALFVRISHRSG; encoded by the coding sequence ATGGACCTATCCCCTCCTCCATCTGAAAAGGTGTTGCTGAGTCAGTCCTTTGACGTGGCTGCTCAGGACTTTGTCCGTGCCGGAGAAGCCTCTAGTCGCATCAAGAGGATTTTGCAGCAGTTGGGAATCGATAGCAAGGTGGTAAGGCGATCGGCCATTGTCACCTACGAGGCGGAGATGAACATCGTCATCCATTCCCACGGAGGAGGAATTACCCTGACCGTCACCCCCACCGATGTGATTCTCCAATGTATCGATCGGGGTCCCGGCATAGAGAATATCCCGTTGGCTATGCAGGAGGGTTACTCGACGGCTTCGGAGGAAGTGCGGGAGATGGGTTTTGGTGCCGGCATGGGGTTGCCTAATATCAAGCGCAGTGCCGATGAGTTTCGGATTGAGTCCAGCCCTTCGGGTACTGCTCTGTTTGTTCGCATCTCACACAGGAGCGGGTGA
- a CDS encoding 4Fe-4S dicluster domain-containing protein, with protein MLPLFHSVALERQRCKGCTNCIKGCPTEAIRVRAGKAVILAEKCIDCGECIRTCPNHAKVAVADEMSCLKKFTKTIALPAPSLFGQFRGNSVSVEQICQAIKLAGFDEVFLVAEAADQISVATWLYAEEHRLRPLISSSCPAIVQLIQVRFSELIPNLIKLESPVEVAAKLAKEEVCRLYDLPPEEVGAVFLSPCAAKVTELKGPEGQPGAYVDAVIPINVVYPHLVRNLGQVIDPDLRITASFAGFSWARQGGEEEFMQDFVHVSVSGIHQALDVLADVEMGKFAGVDFLEVQACPGGCVGGPLTVVNATLAKTQLEGVLSRSRIRERPQEEDLHRIQRRYRKGLYHLTREIQPRPAMQLDEDLTQAARKMTVMERVGASLPGLDCGSCGSPSCAALAEDIAQGLATESDCIFKLKEGIQELAEELLVLIKQVPSSMPPETAAAMEGGVINHKTGDGSEGPCN; from the coding sequence ATGCTACCCCTATTCCATTCCGTTGCCCTGGAACGACAGCGATGCAAAGGTTGTACAAACTGCATCAAGGGTTGCCCCACTGAGGCGATTCGAGTCAGAGCCGGTAAGGCTGTGATTTTGGCCGAGAAGTGCATTGATTGTGGGGAGTGCATTCGTACCTGTCCCAACCATGCCAAAGTCGCGGTTGCCGACGAGATGTCCTGTCTGAAAAAATTCACCAAGACTATTGCCTTGCCTGCCCCATCCCTCTTTGGACAATTTCGAGGAAACTCCGTGAGCGTGGAGCAAATCTGCCAGGCAATCAAACTAGCAGGCTTCGATGAAGTGTTCCTCGTTGCCGAGGCTGCGGATCAAATCAGCGTGGCCACTTGGTTATACGCCGAAGAACATCGCCTCCGCCCCTTGATTTCCTCATCCTGCCCGGCAATCGTGCAGCTGATCCAAGTCCGATTCTCCGAACTAATTCCCAATCTAATCAAACTGGAATCCCCCGTGGAAGTGGCGGCCAAGCTGGCCAAAGAGGAGGTCTGTCGCCTTTATGACCTACCTCCGGAGGAAGTAGGTGCCGTGTTCTTGTCTCCCTGTGCTGCTAAAGTCACCGAACTTAAGGGACCGGAGGGACAACCGGGAGCCTATGTCGATGCGGTTATTCCCATCAACGTTGTTTATCCTCATCTGGTGAGAAACCTGGGGCAGGTGATTGATCCCGACTTAAGAATAACTGCCTCCTTTGCCGGTTTTTCCTGGGCAAGGCAGGGCGGGGAAGAGGAATTCATGCAGGATTTTGTCCATGTCTCAGTATCGGGAATTCATCAAGCCCTGGATGTGCTGGCCGATGTGGAGATGGGGAAGTTTGCCGGAGTAGATTTTCTCGAGGTTCAGGCCTGTCCCGGGGGGTGCGTAGGAGGACCCTTGACGGTGGTGAACGCCACCTTAGCCAAAACCCAGCTGGAAGGGGTACTATCCCGCTCCCGCATCAGGGAAAGGCCCCAGGAAGAAGACCTCCATAGGATTCAACGGCGTTACCGGAAGGGCTTATATCATCTTACCAGGGAGATCCAACCCCGTCCGGCGATGCAGCTAGATGAAGATTTGACCCAAGCCGCCAGGAAAATGACAGTGATGGAACGGGTGGGTGCCTCTTTACCGGGACTAGACTGCGGCTCCTGTGGTTCCCCCAGCTGTGCCGCTTTGGCCGAGGATATCGCTCAGGGCTTGGCTACGGAGTCCGACTGTATCTTCAAGCTAAAAGAGGGGATTCAGGAACTAGCGGAGGAGCTCTTGGTTTTAATCAAACAGGTGCCATCTTCTATGCCACCGGAAACAGCGGCGGCGATGGAGGGTGGAGTCATTAATCACAAAACTGGCGATGGGAGTGAAGGTCCATGCAACTGA
- a CDS encoding serine kinase, producing the protein MQLKQILEELPLIEVSTIDPHREVTGGYASDLLSDVIAKSGEGSIWVTNQAHANVAAVAVLTEAAAVIVAGGIEPDPDLVAKAKDNAVNLLRTDLPCFEVVGRLYQLGIQGVVKE; encoded by the coding sequence ATGCAACTGAAGCAAATACTGGAGGAGTTACCCTTAATCGAAGTTAGCACCATCGATCCCCATCGGGAGGTCACCGGCGGCTATGCTTCCGACCTACTTAGTGATGTCATCGCTAAGTCCGGCGAGGGATCGATTTGGGTGACCAATCAGGCCCATGCCAATGTGGCCGCGGTGGCGGTATTGACGGAAGCAGCCGCGGTGATCGTCGCCGGAGGTATCGAGCCGGACCCAGATCTGGTGGCCAAGGCCAAGGATAATGCCGTTAATCTGCTTCGTACCGATTTGCCCTGTTTTGAGGTGGTGGGCCGGTTGTATCAGTTGGGGATTCAGGGCGTGGTAAAGGAATGA
- a CDS encoding sensor histidine kinase translates to MRELSLHILDIAQNSIAAKASLLEILVEESPTQDLLTIQITDNGKGMPPQLVATVTDPFTTSRTTRKVGLGLPLFKAAAEACGGFFHIWSQEERGTQVKAAFQFSHIDRAPLGDMASTITSLVALNPEIDILYIHKYENRQVVLDTREIKSVLEVDTLTHPSVLAWMREYLQGGLETIKGEDDR, encoded by the coding sequence ATGCGGGAGCTATCCCTTCACATTCTAGATATTGCCCAAAACTCCATCGCCGCCAAAGCCTCACTACTGGAAATCTTGGTGGAGGAAAGTCCCACTCAAGACCTGTTAACTATTCAAATCACCGATAACGGTAAGGGGATGCCGCCGCAGCTGGTGGCCACCGTTACCGACCCCTTTACTACATCCCGTACTACCCGGAAAGTGGGTCTGGGTCTGCCCCTGTTTAAGGCGGCGGCGGAGGCCTGTGGTGGATTCTTTCACATCTGGTCCCAAGAGGAGCGGGGAACCCAGGTAAAGGCTGCCTTCCAGTTCAGTCATATTGATCGAGCGCCCTTGGGAGATATGGCAAGCACCATCACTTCCTTGGTTGCTCTTAATCCCGAGATCGACATCCTGTATATCCACAAATACGAGAACAGGCAGGTGGTGTTGGACACTAGGGAGATCAAGTCAGTGTTGGAGGTGGATACTCTGACCCATCCTTCGGTCCTGGCTTGGATGAGGGAGTATCTTCAAGGGGGACTTGAAACTATCAAAGGGGAGGACGACCGATGA
- a CDS encoding (2Fe-2S) ferredoxin domain-containing protein, producing the protein MKSLEDLKKLRDQVRASVSVREDLGQVRIVVGMGTCGIAAGARDVMSALMDEISKRNLTNVIVSQTGCVGMCDKEPLVDVMVPGMPTVTYGHMDGNKMRRVLASHVVNGQIIGEYVVATKDGSSVG; encoded by the coding sequence ATGAAATCATTGGAGGATCTCAAGAAACTGCGGGATCAAGTCAGAGCTTCGGTAAGTGTCCGGGAAGATTTGGGCCAGGTACGGATAGTCGTGGGAATGGGTACCTGTGGGATTGCGGCAGGAGCCCGAGATGTAATGAGCGCCTTAATGGATGAAATCAGTAAGCGGAATCTAACCAACGTCATTGTCAGCCAAACGGGGTGTGTCGGCATGTGTGACAAGGAGCCCTTAGTTGACGTCATGGTGCCGGGAATGCCCACCGTTACCTATGGCCACATGGACGGCAACAAGATGCGCCGGGTACTGGCCAGTCATGTGGTAAACGGTCAGATCATCGGCGAGTACGTAGTCGCCACCAAGGATGGCTCCAGTGTAGGGTAG
- the nuoE gene encoding NADH-quinone oxidoreductase subunit NuoE — MSAQSIDWKSEVKEIVERHGGKPEYLLDILHEVQAKVNYLPQEALLEVARELDIPLSKVHGVATFYSMYSIQPRGQFIIRVCESAPCHVMGCDAVIAALESAAGARMGETTSDGLFTLEYTSCIGVCGVAPAIMINDRVYGNLTPESVVEIIAEYRARERGE; from the coding sequence ATGTCAGCCCAGTCCATTGACTGGAAGTCCGAAGTAAAGGAGATCGTGGAGCGACACGGGGGCAAGCCGGAGTACTTACTAGACATTCTCCACGAGGTGCAGGCAAAGGTTAACTACTTGCCCCAAGAAGCTTTGCTGGAAGTGGCCAGAGAGCTGGACATCCCGTTGAGCAAAGTACATGGAGTAGCCACCTTCTACTCCATGTACTCCATCCAGCCTCGTGGTCAGTTCATTATCCGGGTTTGTGAAAGCGCCCCCTGTCACGTGATGGGGTGCGACGCCGTGATTGCTGCCTTGGAGTCGGCTGCCGGTGCCAGAATGGGGGAAACCACCTCCGATGGATTGTTCACCTTGGAATACACCAGCTGTATCGGTGTCTGTGGGGTGGCCCCGGCGATCATGATCAATGATCGGGTCTATGGGAACCTGACTCCAGAATCGGTGGTCGAGATTATTGCCGAATACCGAGCCCGGGAGAGGGGGGAGTAG
- the nuoF gene encoding NADH-quinone oxidoreductase subunit NuoF: MQFFRSHVLVCGGVNCSLQGSRTIRDLLVDAIAEAGLSQEIKVVETGCFGLCEQGPMMVVYPESVHYCRVQPSDIPEIVDAHLKKGRVVSRLLYRGTDPSQEVQTLTETDFYGKQQRVVLRNCGLIDPESIDEYIARGGYEVLGRVLTSLTPQQVIKEVQDSGLRGRGGAGFPTGLKWSFTAQAEAQQKYLICNADEGEPGTFKDRLILEGDPHSVIEGMIIAGYAIGATQGYIYSRGEYGLSIQRLRKGIEHARKVGLLGRNIFDSGFDFDIEVRIGAGAYVCGEETALINSMEGKRGEPRFKPPYPTTAGLWGKPTCVNNVETLANIVPIMERGAQWYRSIGTEKCPGTKVFTLTGNIVNEGLIEVPMGITLREIIYDIGGGIPDGREFKAAQTGGTSGGFLSAAFLDVPMDIESVAEAGSALGSGALLIIDDTHCIVDVVRSCARFFRHESCGQCTPCREGTQRLLEFVDAVAEGRATGADVRLFRRLAQTMEDSSLCALGQTAPFPILTAMRFFPEDFEAHIVHKKCLASDAKTGATA, from the coding sequence GTGCAGTTCTTTCGCAGTCACGTTTTGGTCTGTGGAGGCGTCAATTGCTCGTTGCAGGGCTCGAGGACCATCCGGGACCTGCTGGTCGATGCCATCGCTGAAGCGGGACTAAGCCAAGAGATCAAGGTGGTGGAGACGGGATGCTTTGGCCTTTGTGAACAGGGTCCGATGATGGTCGTCTACCCCGAATCCGTCCACTATTGTCGGGTGCAGCCCAGCGATATTCCGGAAATCGTCGATGCCCATCTGAAGAAGGGCAGAGTAGTTTCCCGGCTCTTGTATCGGGGCACCGATCCCAGTCAAGAAGTGCAAACCCTGACAGAGACGGACTTCTACGGTAAACAACAACGGGTGGTGCTTCGCAACTGTGGCCTGATTGATCCGGAGTCCATCGATGAGTATATCGCCCGGGGTGGCTATGAAGTCTTAGGTAGAGTATTGACCTCGCTGACTCCCCAGCAAGTAATTAAGGAAGTGCAAGACTCGGGACTGCGGGGTCGAGGTGGGGCAGGATTTCCTACGGGACTGAAGTGGAGTTTCACCGCCCAGGCAGAGGCCCAGCAGAAATACCTCATTTGCAACGCCGATGAAGGGGAGCCGGGAACCTTTAAGGACCGACTGATTCTTGAGGGTGATCCCCATTCCGTCATCGAGGGGATGATTATCGCCGGCTATGCCATCGGAGCTACCCAGGGATACATCTACTCCCGGGGTGAGTATGGTCTTTCCATTCAGCGTCTGAGAAAGGGTATCGAGCATGCGAGAAAGGTGGGACTCTTAGGGAGAAACATCTTCGACAGCGGCTTTGATTTTGATATTGAAGTTCGTATCGGCGCCGGTGCCTATGTTTGTGGTGAAGAAACGGCATTGATCAACTCCATGGAGGGCAAGCGGGGTGAACCCCGGTTCAAACCGCCCTATCCCACTACCGCAGGCCTGTGGGGCAAACCCACCTGCGTCAATAACGTTGAGACCTTGGCCAATATCGTGCCCATCATGGAAAGGGGAGCCCAATGGTATCGTTCCATCGGTACGGAGAAATGCCCCGGCACCAAGGTCTTTACCCTAACGGGAAATATTGTCAATGAAGGCTTAATTGAGGTTCCCATGGGAATTACCCTGCGGGAGATTATCTATGACATCGGCGGTGGAATTCCCGATGGCCGGGAATTCAAGGCGGCCCAGACCGGGGGCACCTCCGGCGGCTTTTTGTCCGCTGCCTTCTTGGACGTCCCCATGGATATTGAATCCGTGGCCGAAGCAGGATCGGCCCTGGGCTCGGGGGCATTGCTCATCATCGATGACACCCATTGTATCGTCGATGTGGTGCGAAGCTGTGCTCGCTTTTTCCGGCATGAATCCTGTGGACAGTGTACTCCCTGTCGCGAGGGTACCCAACGTTTGCTGGAGTTTGTCGATGCCGTCGCCGAGGGCAGGGCAACGGGCGCGGATGTTCGCCTCTTCCGGCGACTGGCCCAGACCATGGAGGACAGCAGCCTCTGTGCGCTGGGGCAGACAGCACCCTTCCCCATCCTGACAGCGATGCGCTTTTTCCCCGAGGACTTTGAGGCCCATATCGTCCACAAGAAGTGTCTGGCATCCGATGCCAAGACGGGCGCCACAGCATAG